A single genomic interval of Apteryx mantelli isolate bAptMan1 chromosome 21, bAptMan1.hap1, whole genome shotgun sequence harbors:
- the MED22 gene encoding mediator of RNA polymerase II transcription subunit 22 isoform X2: MAADNPGPRPATANAHHLGLRKRKTERGMVGNSGGLRSLARGRSASRDAAGARQDLKGQDPPPRLSCGAFLVGERLLVAAMSQQRVLPQSKETLLQSYNKRLKDDVKSIMDNFTEIIKTAKIEDETQVSRATQGEQDNYEMHVRAANIVRAGESLMKLVSDLKQFLILNDFPSVNEAINQRNQQLKSLQEECDKKLIALRDEISIDLYELEEEYYSSSLCDSNDLPLCEAYWRQDLATLSPESLSMPLTTATAEQSVATSQSSTPSHPHVNGHGAGPTEHS, from the exons aTGGCGGCGGATaaccccggcccccgccccgcgacAGCCAACGCTCACCATCTTGGattgaggaagagaaagacagagcGGGGCATGGTGGGTAATAGCGGCGGGCTGCGAAGTCTCGCGAGAGGGAGGAGCGCGTCGCGAGACGCGGCGGGAGCACGGCAGGATTTAAAggggcaggacccccccccccgactctcCTGCGGCGCCTTTCTGGTGGGCGAGCGGCTGCTGGTGGCCGCCATGTCGCAGCAGCGGGTGCTGCCGCAGAGCAAGGAGACGCTGCTGCAGTCCTACAACAAGCGCCTCAAGGATGACGTCAAGTCCATCATGGACAACTTCACTGAGATCATCAAGACCGCGAAG attgAGGATGAAACACAAGTCTCTCGAGCTACCCAGGGTGAACAGGATAACTATGAGATGCATGTCAGAGCTGCAAACATC GTCCGAGCTGGTGAGTCCCTGATGAAACTTGTATCAGACTTGAAGCAGTTCTTGATCCTCAATGATTTCCCCTCTGTGAATGAAGCTATCAACCAGCGCAACCAGCAGCTGAAAAGCTTGCAGGAGGAATGTGACAAGAAATTGATTGCACTGCGGGATGAGATCTCCATTGACCTGTACGAACTAGAAGAAGAATATTACTCTTCCAG TCTGTGTGACAGCAATGATCTTCCACTGTGTGAAGCCTACTGGAGACAAGACCTTGCCACGCTGTCCCCTGAAAGCCTCTCCATGCCTCTGACAACTGCCACAGCAGAGCAGAGCGTTGCTACCTCTCAGAGCTCAACCCCATCGCACCCACATGTGAACGGGCACGGGGCAGGCCCCACGGAGCACTCCTGA
- the MED22 gene encoding mediator of RNA polymerase II transcription subunit 22 isoform X3: MAADNPGPRPATANAHHLGLRKRKTERGMVGNSGGLRSLARGRSASRDAAGARQDLKGQDPPPRLSCGAFLVGERLLVAAMSQQRVLPQSKETLLQSYNKRLKDDVKSIMDNFTEIIKTAKIEDETQVSRATQGEQDNYEMHVRAANIVRAGESLMKLVSDLKQFLILNDFPSVNEAINQRNQQLKSLQEECDKKLIALRDEISIDLYELEEEYYSSSPLSQLPEVPLR; the protein is encoded by the exons aTGGCGGCGGATaaccccggcccccgccccgcgacAGCCAACGCTCACCATCTTGGattgaggaagagaaagacagagcGGGGCATGGTGGGTAATAGCGGCGGGCTGCGAAGTCTCGCGAGAGGGAGGAGCGCGTCGCGAGACGCGGCGGGAGCACGGCAGGATTTAAAggggcaggacccccccccccgactctcCTGCGGCGCCTTTCTGGTGGGCGAGCGGCTGCTGGTGGCCGCCATGTCGCAGCAGCGGGTGCTGCCGCAGAGCAAGGAGACGCTGCTGCAGTCCTACAACAAGCGCCTCAAGGATGACGTCAAGTCCATCATGGACAACTTCACTGAGATCATCAAGACCGCGAAG attgAGGATGAAACACAAGTCTCTCGAGCTACCCAGGGTGAACAGGATAACTATGAGATGCATGTCAGAGCTGCAAACATC GTCCGAGCTGGTGAGTCCCTGATGAAACTTGTATCAGACTTGAAGCAGTTCTTGATCCTCAATGATTTCCCCTCTGTGAATGAAGCTATCAACCAGCGCAACCAGCAGCTGAAAAGCTTGCAGGAGGAATGTGACAAGAAATTGATTGCACTGCGGGATGAGATCTCCATTGACCTGTACGAACTAGAAGAAGAATATTACTCTTCCAG TCCACTGTCCCAGCTGCCTGAAGTCCCACTGAGGTGA
- the MED22 gene encoding mediator of RNA polymerase II transcription subunit 22 isoform X1 gives MAADNPGPRPATANAHHLGLRKRKTERGMVGNSGGLRSLARGRSASRDAAGARQDLKGQDPPPRLSCGAFLVGERLLVAAMSQQRVLPQSKETLLQSYNKRLKDDVKSIMDNFTEIIKTAKIEDETQVSRATQGEQDNYEMHVRAANIVRAGESLMKLVSDLKQFLILNDFPSVNEAINQRNQQLKSLQEECDKKLIALRDEISIDLYELEEEYYSSSYSLCDSNDLPLCEAYWRQDLATLSPESLSMPLTTATAEQSVATSQSSTPSHPHVNGHGAGPTEHS, from the exons aTGGCGGCGGATaaccccggcccccgccccgcgacAGCCAACGCTCACCATCTTGGattgaggaagagaaagacagagcGGGGCATGGTGGGTAATAGCGGCGGGCTGCGAAGTCTCGCGAGAGGGAGGAGCGCGTCGCGAGACGCGGCGGGAGCACGGCAGGATTTAAAggggcaggacccccccccccgactctcCTGCGGCGCCTTTCTGGTGGGCGAGCGGCTGCTGGTGGCCGCCATGTCGCAGCAGCGGGTGCTGCCGCAGAGCAAGGAGACGCTGCTGCAGTCCTACAACAAGCGCCTCAAGGATGACGTCAAGTCCATCATGGACAACTTCACTGAGATCATCAAGACCGCGAAG attgAGGATGAAACACAAGTCTCTCGAGCTACCCAGGGTGAACAGGATAACTATGAGATGCATGTCAGAGCTGCAAACATC GTCCGAGCTGGTGAGTCCCTGATGAAACTTGTATCAGACTTGAAGCAGTTCTTGATCCTCAATGATTTCCCCTCTGTGAATGAAGCTATCAACCAGCGCAACCAGCAGCTGAAAAGCTTGCAGGAGGAATGTGACAAGAAATTGATTGCACTGCGGGATGAGATCTCCATTGACCTGTACGAACTAGAAGAAGAATATTACTCTTCCAG CTACAGTCTGTGTGACAGCAATGATCTTCCACTGTGTGAAGCCTACTGGAGACAAGACCTTGCCACGCTGTCCCCTGAAAGCCTCTCCATGCCTCTGACAACTGCCACAGCAGAGCAGAGCGTTGCTACCTCTCAGAGCTCAACCCCATCGCACCCACATGTGAACGGGCACGGGGCAGGCCCCACGGAGCACTCCTGA